A segment of the Mercurialis annua linkage group LG4, ddMerAnnu1.2, whole genome shotgun sequence genome:
gttaaattaagtgaaataaattaaatattgtatttccgagtataaatataaatttaaattatgaaaattcatttgaattaaACACATATCTTgtaaaaattcaattgaattccataaaaattgtgaaattcatttgaaccaaacagACCATTAAGAAATTTATCATGGAATAGAGGAGGGGATGGAGAATGTATGGCATTGCATGTTTCTTGGAGGTTAATTGTAATGATGAGATTATGGAGGTGAATTTGGTGAGTGTCTGAAATTCATGAATTAGAAAACTTTAACTTAAATTAGAAAACAAGATACcatatttattaagttatttGAGGAGTTGTTGCCTTCTTTTTAAGTTTCATCTTGCTACTATTTCAACTAAAATGCATTATGCTTTATGCATCTCCTCTTCATCACACTCACACCCACACCTAGGGCTGagcacggttcggttcggttcggtgcgGAGTCCAAATTCccagaaccgaaccaaaccacttTTATTTTAAGGGAACCAAACCATGCAATTCGGTAtacggttttttcggttcggtggACCGAAAGTTCGGTTTAACCGTCCGAACCGAGCCGTTTGAAccgaattttaaatatatagaaaataattaaaaaaaataataaactatatatatttgacagttttacaaaaaattacaaattataatcaaaaggCCAATCATTTGCAATTTTTCATAATTGCATTGGCTCAAAATCACCCATCACTAAGCCTATATAAATATCAAGTTTAGTATACTAAACTATAGCTTAGCTTTACAAAAAAACATAACTAAGCTATTACATTTTTACAATTAATGGGTGTACAAAATATTCACCAAAAATATACCCTAAATCTGTCAGCTTTAGGTCAAAACAAGCCTGTACAGCTTCAAAATTTCCTTCACAAGTCAATCCTGCAAAATAACACAATGAAATAAGACAGTATCCAAAAGCAAAATAGTATTCACATTAAtgtaagtaaaagaaaaaggcTCAGACTTCAAATATAAGTCATTTAAGCTCAAATCAATTAAAAGGCAACAATTAATGTCACACAGTTAATGATCAAATCAATTAAAGGCAACAATTAATGTCACACAGTTAATGATCAAGCTATCAGACTTAAACAAGTGGAAGCTTCATCACAGCCAAAATATGTAATGATAAATTAGCAAAGACATAGCAGAGAAATCAACAGAAAAACATAAATAGATCTCATCAGCAATGTCAAAAGCTTTAAAGGCTCAGATATAAGATATGTCAAGCACAAACACTAAGTCCATAAAATGGTGGCATAAATATAGTGCCTCATCAATTTACAGTCATTAGTATTCAAACTTGGATGGTGGAAGCATCATCACAGCCAATATGAAGCATAAAGACAGAGAAATCAAATCCAACAACACACATATAAACTATGTCTATGCTAACTTATCAGAAGGCAACTAGATCATAAAGGCAACAAGCTCAGATTTGGCTTCCTAGTCCAACATGCCAACATGTCATATGACCAAACAAACATCAAGTAAATTGAGAAAAGGACATATAGACAAACAACAGCATTAGTGTTAGCATTGGTTGGTTCTTGAAAGCCtgcaaaaaaagaataatagagagttaataattcataaataatcaaagtaaaatgtaaataaactaaaatttaagttTGACAGTATAATACCTTCTTCAAACTGCTCCAATTCATCCAAAGACTCCTCAACAGAAACAGGTTTAGTTGGGTCTTTAAGCCAATCCTGAGTGCAGATTAGAGCTTCCACAAGTGTTGGAGTCAGGCTACTCCTGAAGTCATCTAGCACTCTTCCACCAGTGCTAAATGCTGACTCAGAAGCAACTGTGGAGACTGGGACTGCAAGAATGTCTCTAGCCATTTTAGAGAGGACAGGCAACCTCTCTGAGTTCAGCTTCCACCATCTGAGAATGTCAAAATTCTCCTCATTTGCAACTACTGCCTCTCCAAGGTACAAATCCAATTCAGATTTCTTGGTCCCACCAACACCACCAGTCTCCTTCATTTCTTGTAGATACCTCTCTTTCAACACAGAATTGGCTTGAGATAAGCCACCAACATGCTCAGATGACACACTAGTCTGGCCACCACCAATGGCCTTTTCTTTCTTATGTTGTAATTCATAGTCATTGAATAATGCAAGCAAATCATCCATCAGACCAGAAAACAGAAATTTACCCTCTTGAACACCATACATATGAGTCAATGTGTACTCCAAATAAAGAATTCTATCCCTAGGATCTAAAATGTTAGCAAAGAATATCAACTTGTTCATTACAATAGGATCACCCcagtatttatcaaatttttgtttcattttagaCCCCATAGACCTCAATGACACATCATCAGACCTTGTCCAGTCTTGCAAGATTGTACACAAATCAGAAATTTCATTGAAATGGTTGTTAGAAGTCACATAAAGAGAACCAGAAATTCTCAATGTCATTTTGTAAAAACATTCTAACATGCCACATAACTCCTTAACATGTTCCCAATCCAAGAAACCAGGAACACTATCACCCAAATCTTTTTTAAAGCTTGACTCTGTTTCTTCATACTCCTCAAAGACTTTTTGATACAAACAGGCAGTACTCAATATGAGATAAGTTGAATTCCATCTAGTTGGGACATCTAGACATAATGAACGCTTACATTCTAACTCACATGTCTTTTTACATTCCTTAAACTTACTTAGTCTAAGAGGTGAGTTTTTAATATATCTAACAACCCCCCTAACTTTTTGAACAGAAGCTCCACTTTCTTTTAGACCATCAGACACAACCAGATTAAGAATATGAGCTATGCATCTCATGTGAGCAACTTTACATCTAGCAGGACTACAACCCCAAGTCAGcatttttttcatgaaaaaactCATGGCAGCAGTATTATTTTCAGCATTATCAAGGGTCACAGTAAAGATATTCTTGAGCCCCCACTCTTGCAAACAGGTTTCTAAAGCCTTAGACAAGTATTCACCCTTATGCCTAGAACAAGGTACAAAAGAAATTATCTTTTTATGAAGCTTCCACTCAGTGTCTATGAAATGGGCAGTGACACACATGTAATTAATTCTTTGATTAGAAGTCCATGCATCACTAGTTAGACTTACTCTCTGagtattaaatttcataaaatgtTTCAGTTTCAGCTTCTCTTCCACAAACATGGCATAGCAGTCTCTATTTACAGTCCATCTAGATGGAATTTTAAACCTAGGACATGCAATACTCATCAACTTTTTAAAACCCTGTTTCTCAACAAATTTCAGAGGCAATTCATCAACCACAATCATGTATGACACAGCCTTTCTAATGGCTTCCTGATCAAATTTCCAATTAGCAACATTGCACATTTGAGGACCACTATTAGGGACTACACCCACATTTACAGCAGGCTGAAAGGATAATAAAGCTTGTCTGGTTTCTAAACTATGCGGGTGCTTACTGCATCTAAGCATGTGACCTCTCAAAGTAGATGTACCATTTTTTTTGGCATGACAGTTATAAATACGAGCACAGTAAGAACACTTAGCTTGTATGATTACCCCATCAGCATCTTTAATAGCATTGAAATGGTCCCAAACAATTGATCTTTGGTGGACTTCCTTTCTCTTTCTAGTATTTGCTTCCACTGGATTATTTTGTCCACCACTACCACCAGCATGGTCTGGGTTAGTCACTGCATTTGCTTCCATTGGACTTTGTCCACCATTTCCATCTGGGGCAATCTCTTGGACAACAGGAAGTTGGCCAGTAATGGCTTCTAGATCAATTTCAGAATTAAGGTCAATTGCAGGGTCAGAATCAGTGTCCATCTACAAAAACACAAACACAGAAAACAAAAACACAGATTAGGTCATACACAAtcttaatcaaaataaaaacataataaacaaacattttaatcataaaaGCCAAAACATTACCTTTGTATAACAAAAACAGAGCTTCCACCAAAGCTTTAAGCACCAATTTGTGCAAAGAGTTCATGAAATAAGAAGAAACAACCAAACTCAGAGACATGGAACACAAGAAAATCAAAGACCAAACATCAACAACAATACAAGAACTCAGGAAAGCAAGCATTAGGTTTTACCTTAGAATAGTGCAGATTGGGGCTTCCACCAAAGCCTTTAATACCAACAAATTTCAGCCATTGAAACATGAAAACAGGACCGATATTAGCAATCAAAACCACGAATCAATACGAATCAAAACAGAGAGACATGGGATAGAAATTGACAGTAACAGAGTCCACAGATAAGGGTTTACCTTAATAACTCTTTTTTAGGTCATAAAGGAAACACAATCTACAAGaagagacaaaaataaaaagaaaaatgttagatcaaagcaaaataaaaaaaatagaggaaaATATAATCATTTGTATTAGTATTACCTTATGATTCGTGTGTTTCGACAGAAATCAGCATAAGTCTAGCATCGATTGATACTTTGCGAGCCAAAAACTTCACAAGCAAAGGAGATAAAAACTTCACTGGAAGACTGGAACAGAGAAACAAATGCTAGCAAACGAAGAATCGATGGTAGACTATGCTGGGAAGGGAAGATTATCTGCTAAAATGAGAGATAAGTCGAGcgattaggcttaaattgttagGGTTTCGTAGAGAGAAGGAGGAGcgttttttagagagagagtgaGGCGGTGCAAATGAGAGCGAGAGATCAGTTTTTAGGGTTAGGTTtaggaaataaaattatttatatatcctAGGGTTTCTTGTATAAAACGACGTAGTTTTATATTCGGTTTtcctcggttcggttcggtcacCGAAGGGAAAATCCAAACCAACTCCATAAACCGAGTTTTTTCTTACCCTAACACCAAACCACTCCATTTACTCCATTCTAACCACTCCATTatttatttcggttcggtttgactcggtttttcggtttgacTCGGTTTTTGCTCAGCCCTACCCACACCCACCTCCATTTCCATGTCTTATAAAATTTTGGCAGAATTCATTCTCGGGTCTCtatatttttacattttgtttAGTTTATCTCTGATCTGTTTTGTTATTTTAGTTAgttcttgtattttttttatttgttaccgctttatgtaatatttttttaaagtttatttttgtttacttAGTCCAAATAAAGATGGAATCGTTGcgaaatttaattataaagggacgaaataaacaaatattttttttaaaggaccaactaaataaaaagtaaaaaatacaaAGACTTGAGAATGGATTCTACCTA
Coding sequences within it:
- the LOC126679348 gene encoding zinc finger BED domain-containing protein RICESLEEPER 2-like; protein product: MEMESSSEVFISFACEVFGSQSFGGSPNLHYSKMDTDSDPAIDLNSEIDLEAITGQLPVVQEIAPDGNGGQSPMEANAVTNPDHAGGSGGQNNPVEANTRKRKEVHQRSIVWDHFNAIKDADGVIIQAKCSYCARIYNCHAKKNGTSTLRGHMLRCSKHPHSLETRQALLSFQPAVNVGVVPNSGPQMCNVANWKFDQEAIRKAVSYMIVVDELPLKFVEKQGFKKLMSIACPRFKIPSRWTVNRDCYAMFVEEKLKLKHFMKFNTQRVSLTSDAWTSNQRINYMCVTAHFIDTEWKLHKKIISFVPCSRHKGEYLSKALETCLQEWGLKNIFTVTLDNAENNTAAMSFFMKKMLTWGCSPARCKVAHMRCIAHILNLVVSDGLKESGASVQKVRGVVRYIKNSPLRLSKFKECKKTCELECKRSLCLDVPTRWNSTYLILSTACLYQKVFEEYEETESSFKKDLGDSVPGFLDWEHVKELCGMLECFYKMTLRISGSLYVTSNNHFNEISDLCTILQDWTRSDDVSLRSMGSKMKQKFDKYWGDPIVMNKLIFFANILDPRDRILYLEYTLTHMYGVQEGKFLFSGLMDDLLALFNDYELQHKKEKAIGGGQTSVSSEHVGGLSQANSVLKERYLQEMKETGGVGGTKKSELDLYLGEAVVANEENFDILRWWKLNSERLPVLSKMARDILAVPVSTVASESAFSTGGRVLDDFRSSLTPTLVEALICTQDWLKDPTKPVSVEESLDELEQFEEGFQEPTNANTNAVVCLYVLFSIYLICLLIRLTCEGNFEAVQACFDLKLTDLGYIFDTHQIHLHNLIITINLQETCNAIHSPSPPLFHDKFLNVKTLCIKCNFICDLLAPTCQLVSCTNIAFDSLESDMRACKLNDQELERNKELPYTWTDRPYHKPWYTAIRARIFWTGFE